One window of the Pyxicephalus adspersus chromosome 5, UCB_Pads_2.0, whole genome shotgun sequence genome contains the following:
- the RNF139 gene encoding E3 ubiquitin-protein ligase RNF139, with protein MAVPQPVRAVLDVALRVPPVFIIDVILNLPHDAFAGYLALLWQLFLSLLGILASTIVLVLSRRALFEFYTIAAALMTAATSVLVNYYTILHINSKSAYELEFLPTSGPVLWMSLICLQLILGIGFVTLLKAQSTYSQLIIVDLLIPTVGCVLELPADVQETLVIISGLVLAVYTTVCLLLRFRWFYYSTKYTVLLLKHMYQVYGIQVMIEDAWKKIHFPDVLRMFWLTRLATQAFIVYSAKVSNADTGETSYFIPWNDFWNLVCSLIISGCDSTLTVLGMSAVISSIAHYLGLGILAFIGSTEEEDKRLGFVAPVLFFILALQTGLSGLQPEERLIRLCRNMCLLLTAILHFIHGMTDPVLMSLSASHVSSFRRHFPVLLVSAFLFVLPVLLSCVLWHFYALNTWLFAVTAFCVELCLKVMVSLTVYTLFMIDGHYSVVWEKLDDYVYYVRSTGSIIEFIFGVIMFGNGAYTMMFESGSKIRACMMCLHAYFNIYLQAKNGWKTFVNRRTAVKKINSLPEVKVSESNEIDDVCAICYQEFRTSARVTPCHHYFHALCLRKWLYIQDTCPMCHQKVYIDEDPKESPTFSNNNGNVVPDEEPVPDIADWEG; from the exons ATGGCGGTCCCTCAGCCGGTGCGGGCCGTGCTTGATGTGGCCCTACGGGTCCCTCCTGTCTTCATTATAGACGTCATATTAAACTTGCCTCATGATGCCTTTGCCGGGTACCTGGCCTTGTTGTGGCAGCTATTCCTCTCTCTGCTGG gcaTTCTGGCATCCACTATCGTGCTGGTGTTATCACGGAGAGCGCTCTTTGAATTCTACACCATTGCCGCTGCCCTCATGACTGCTGCAACTTCAGTGTTGGTTAATTATTATACCATTTTGCACATAAACTCGAAATCTGCCTATGAACTGGAATTCCTTCCCACCAGCGGGCCAGTGCTATGGATGTCACTAATTTGCTTACAGTTGATACTTGGCATTGGTTTTGTCACATTGCTAAAGGCCCAGTCCACATACTCTCAGCTCATCATAGTGGATCTTTTAATCCCCACTGTTGGCTGTGTCCTAGAACTTCCAGCTGATGTTCAAGAGACCTTAGTTATTATTTCTGGCCTTGTGCTTGCCGTTTATACTACAGTATGCCTGTTGCTCAGGTTTAGGTGGTTCTATTATTCCACAAAATACACAGTTCTCCTGCTCAAACATATGTACCAGGTTTACGGGATACAGGTGATGATCGAAGATGCCTGGAAAAAGATCCATTTTCCCGATGTGCTTCGAATGTTCTGGCTGACCAGGTTAGCCACCCAAGCTTTCATAGTCTACTCGGCGAAAGTGTCTAACGCTGATACTGGAGAGACCTCTTACTTTATTCCGTGGAATGACTTTTGGAATCTTGTCTGCAGCCTCATCATCAGCGGTTGTGATTCCACCCTAACTGTTTTGGGCATGAGTGCAGTGATTTCATCTATAGCACACTATCTAGGACTGGGAATACTCGCCTTCATTGGCTCTACTGAAGAGGAGGACAAACGTCTAGGTTTTGTAGCTCCAGTGTTGTTTTTTATACTGGCCTTGCAAACCGGCCTGAGCGGTTTACAGCCTGAAGAAAGACTCATTCGCCTCTGTCGAAACATGTGCCTTTTGTTGACagccattttacattttatccatGGTATGACCGACCCAGTGTTAATGTCACTCAGTGCCTCCCACGTGTCTTCTTTCCGTAGGCATTTTCCAGTGCTCTTGGTTTCTGCCTTCCTTTTCGTGCTTCCAGTCCTGCTCAGCTGCGTCTTATGGCACTTTTACGCATTGAACACCTGGCTGTTTGCCGTGACGGCCTTCTGCGTTGAACTTTGTTTAAAAGTTATGGTTTCTCTGACTGTGTACACACTGTTTATGATTGACGGCCACTACAGTGTAGTGTGGGAGAAGCTGGATGACTACGTCTATTACGTTCGCTCAACTGGCAGTATCATAGAGTTTATTTTTGGAGTAATCATGTTTGGCAATGGAGCTTACACAATGATGTTTGAGTCAGGAAGCAAGATCCGAGCATGCATGATGTGTCTTCATGCCTACTTTAATATATACCTTCAAGCAAAGAACGGGTGGAAGACATTTGTCAACCGGAGGACAGCCGTCAAGAAGATCAACTCGCTTCCCGAAGTAAAGGTTTCTGAAAGCAATGAGATAGATGACGTCTGCGCTATCTGCTACCAGGAGTTCCGCACGTCGGCCCGTGTCACGCCCTGTCATCATTACTTTCACGCACTTTGCCTTCGGAAGTGGCTGTACATTCAAGATACCTGTCCAATGTGCCATCAAAAAGTATACATAGACGAGGATCCTAAAGAGAGCCCAACCTTTTCTAACAACAACGGAAATGTCGTCCCTGATGAGGAACCCGTGCCAGATATTGCAGATTGGGAGGGGTAA